One part of the Crocosphaera sp. UHCC 0190 genome encodes these proteins:
- a CDS encoding GIY-YIG nuclease family protein, producing the protein MKQLNLFDTNSSSLTPRKESLIMDKESLIKWKQRIFNYQNQVRNSNPPQQQTLFEMPKTSWHTVDDIKPFDLKIHSSLFWRRPESKQFEDESSNGCLYFIIDNTLPILLYVGETKLTANQRWSGVHYCKDYIRNYIQMHRIHKLDEAVVSAFWEHIPADKKVLLEWERDLILKYRSPFNKECWPYWGQPFGKEWK; encoded by the coding sequence ATGAAACAACTTAACTTATTTGATACTAACTCCTCATCTCTAACTCCTAGAAAAGAAAGTCTAATCATGGACAAAGAATCTTTAATTAAATGGAAACAGAGAATATTTAACTATCAAAATCAGGTCAGAAATAGTAACCCACCGCAACAACAAACTTTATTTGAAATGCCTAAAACATCTTGGCATACCGTAGATGATATTAAACCCTTTGACTTAAAAATACACTCATCTTTGTTTTGGAGAAGGCCTGAATCTAAACAGTTTGAAGATGAAAGTAGTAACGGCTGTCTTTATTTTATCATTGATAATACCTTACCAATTTTGTTATATGTAGGAGAAACAAAGTTAACAGCTAATCAGCGTTGGTCAGGAGTTCATTACTGTAAGGATTATATCAGAAATTATATCCAAATGCACCGCATTCATAAACTTGATGAGGCTGTGGTGTCTGCCTTTTGGGAACATATTCCTGCTGATAAAAAAGTTTTGTTAGAATGGGAACGAGATTTGATATTAAAGTACAGAAGTCCTTTCAATAAGGAATGTTGGCCGTATTGGGGGCAACCATTTGGGAAGGAGTGGAAATGA
- a CDS encoding DUF6629 family protein, protein MTILGFLLGTYLLTWTIYHGIKPQVFSGNIFYDLKLIPFYEASKYLYLSIISLPFLITERFLLKLFGTLIIISFILSNLFFQVTFVSVWCFFAAMLSVFLYLTLKNLSSDDENLKTRLMIEK, encoded by the coding sequence TTGACGATTCTCGGATTTTTATTAGGTACTTATTTATTAACCTGGACAATTTATCATGGAATTAAACCTCAAGTCTTTTCAGGAAATATATTTTATGATTTAAAATTAATTCCTTTTTATGAAGCGAGTAAATATTTATATTTGTCGATAATATCACTTCCTTTCTTGATTACGGAACGTTTCTTATTAAAATTATTTGGAACCCTAATTATTATATCATTCATCCTCAGTAACCTCTTCTTTCAAGTGACTTTTGTCTCAGTTTGGTGTTTTTTTGCGGCGATGCTTAGTGTTTTTCTTTACTTAACCCTGAAAAATTTATCTTCTGATGATGAAAATCTGAAAACTAGGTTAATGATTGAAAAATAA
- a CDS encoding class I SAM-dependent methyltransferase, whose protein sequence is MTDMAATIYPGEVFADTQLFDTGIRQLVPHYDLMLDTLVACISPNSRRLLDLGCGTGELSLRLLKHCPNARVVSVDYSPRMIEMAKSKLETTQLSERITFIQADFGAWANGEMGGEIGTNFDGCVSSLAIHHLSDEMKQQLFTCIGQNLSNGGCFWNADPILQESPQLQEIYLTLREQWTINQGTTQQEVRSSIGNSEPQGYSTQDRLATLETHLRMLSSAGFKTVANPWRFWGLAIFGGWV, encoded by the coding sequence ATGACAGATATGGCAGCAACGATTTATCCAGGGGAAGTTTTTGCGGACACCCAACTTTTTGATACAGGCATTCGTCAATTAGTCCCTCATTATGATTTAATGCTTGATACTCTTGTTGCTTGTATTTCCCCTAATAGTCGTCGTCTTTTAGACTTAGGCTGTGGTACGGGAGAACTGAGTTTAAGACTGTTGAAACATTGCCCTAATGCGAGAGTTGTGAGTGTCGATTATTCTCCCAGAATGATTGAGATGGCAAAATCTAAATTAGAAACAACTCAACTTTCGGAGCGTATAACTTTTATTCAAGCTGATTTTGGAGCATGGGCGAATGGGGAAATGGGAGGGGAAATAGGGACTAATTTTGATGGTTGTGTTTCTTCTTTAGCCATTCATCATCTCAGTGATGAAATGAAACAACAGCTATTTACTTGTATTGGACAGAATTTATCTAATGGTGGCTGTTTTTGGAATGCAGATCCTATTTTACAAGAATCACCACAATTACAAGAAATCTATTTGACGTTAAGAGAACAATGGACAATAAACCAAGGGACAACTCAACAAGAAGTTCGTTCGAGTATAGGGAATAGTGAGCCACAAGGTTATTCAACACAAGATCGTTTAGCCACATTAGAAACTCATTTAAGGATGTTATCTTCAGCCGGATTCAAGACTGTTGCTAACCCTTGGCGATTTTGGGGATTAGCTATTTTCGGAGGTTGGGTTTAA
- a CDS encoding DUF1499 domain-containing protein has protein sequence MSRHFWSIIIVGLLSFFLTNSVAYGTELIENNGLREGHLLPCPSGVSCVVSDSQESKSYIAPIPYHTDSNHAREILLKVLTVVPRTKVVQTTDNYIRAESTGKIFGGIDELEFYFPPNQPLIQLRSASRNSQFDLGLNRRRLEQIRLALRELNI, from the coding sequence ATGAGCCGTCATTTTTGGTCAATTATAATCGTGGGATTATTAAGCTTTTTTTTGACGAATTCAGTGGCTTATGGAACTGAGTTAATTGAGAATAACGGACTCAGAGAAGGTCATTTATTACCCTGTCCATCAGGAGTAAGTTGTGTGGTAAGTGATAGTCAAGAAAGTAAATCTTATATTGCACCGATTCCTTACCATACTGATAGTAACCACGCCAGAGAAATCTTATTGAAAGTCTTAACTGTTGTTCCTAGAACCAAAGTGGTTCAAACAACTGATAATTATATCAGGGCAGAATCCACTGGCAAGATTTTCGGGGGAATTGATGAACTTGAGTTTTATTTTCCGCCCAATCAGCCACTCATTCAACTGCGTTCAGCTTCTCGGAATAGTCAGTTTGATTTAGGATTAAATCGCCGACGTTTAGAACAAATTCGTTTGGCTTTAAGGGAGCTTAATATCTAA
- a CDS encoding TspO/MBR family protein, with product MSQSESTTNRLENVVNSVMGVKDPSPSNDSNINTQEFDGKALLIYIGGTAVQIALMVLALWAIGQAYTQLERLNDNSWWPTAIASVFFTVVTLRSRLFSPLDNTRSSGRYQQVIRPNWAPPPLAFPIVWMTIGVLRIVSSVLVWQAVGQNFLAVPLIAFVIHLALGDIWNTIFTVEGRLGAAVPVVIMGPWLSAIVVTVLYGQTVSLAGLLLAPSVVWITVACVLVYSIWRLNGCEPWYPMKRVNGGKTQ from the coding sequence ATGAGTCAATCAGAGTCAACAACCAATAGGCTTGAAAATGTGGTCAATTCTGTCATGGGAGTTAAAGACCCATCACCATCAAATGATTCAAACATCAACACTCAAGAATTTGATGGGAAAGCCCTATTAATATATATAGGTGGCACGGCGGTACAAATTGCCCTCATGGTCTTAGCTCTTTGGGCAATTGGACAAGCTTATACTCAACTCGAAAGGCTCAATGACAACAGTTGGTGGCCAACAGCAATCGCCAGTGTATTTTTTACCGTAGTAACCCTTCGTTCTCGGCTGTTTTCCCCCTTAGACAATACCCGCAGTTCAGGCCGATATCAGCAAGTTATTAGACCCAACTGGGCCCCTCCTCCTTTAGCGTTCCCCATCGTTTGGATGACCATTGGTGTGTTACGGATAGTGTCATCTGTGTTAGTTTGGCAAGCGGTTGGTCAAAACTTCTTGGCGGTTCCTCTCATTGCTTTTGTGATTCATTTAGCGTTGGGTGACATTTGGAATACGATTTTTACCGTTGAAGGAAGATTAGGGGCAGCTGTTCCGGTGGTGATTATGGGCCCTTGGTTATCAGCAATTGTTGTCACAGTTCTTTATGGGCAAACCGTTTCATTGGCTGGTTTATTACTTGCCCCTTCTGTTGTTTGGATCACCGTTGCTTGTGTATTAGTGTACAGTATTTGGCGGTTAAATGGTTGTGAACCCTGGTATCCTATGAAACGAGTAAATGGGGGGAAAACTCAATAA
- a CDS encoding nuclear transport factor 2 family protein, whose amino-acid sequence MTTDDKSELIAINEAFYRAFEKRELSTLNQIWWQGAGSTCIHPGGNVLKGWELIRSSWETIFKNTDYLEIDTEIINIDMGQEIAYIVLIEKVTQVNRGRKLEALSMATNGFRKMAQKWYLIHHHGSPIVRR is encoded by the coding sequence ATGACCACTGATGATAAATCTGAACTAATTGCTATCAATGAAGCTTTTTATCGAGCCTTTGAGAAAAGAGAGCTTTCTACTCTCAATCAAATCTGGTGGCAAGGGGCGGGTAGCACCTGTATTCATCCTGGGGGTAATGTTCTTAAAGGATGGGAGCTTATTCGTTCATCTTGGGAAACCATCTTTAAAAATACTGATTATTTAGAAATTGATACAGAAATTATTAACATTGATATGGGTCAAGAAATCGCTTATATTGTTCTGATTGAAAAAGTTACACAAGTTAATAGAGGGAGAAAATTAGAAGCTTTATCAATGGCCACTAATGGATTTAGGAAAATGGCGCAAAAATGGTACTTAATTCATCATCATGGTAGTCCCATTGTGCGAAGGTAA
- a CDS encoding ATP-dependent DNA helicase: MKSLVVPDELGEMIEAVIEFYQDAVTSIEPSIVYQELRQNLLNWVTRTVEKIERNKLQQTELTLDQYRAYQDIINFIESNKERYFRLSGYAGTGKTHLMVKVIQWLKETEFKYIVAAPTNKAAKNLTQIARNQGLQIEATTVAKLLRLQPVIDLNTGEQQFEFIEGKELELKDYDVIIIDEYSMLNKENFRDLQQAIQGEKTQLIFVGDSAQLPPVKEKEPIVAHHPDINRNAHLTSVVRYDGEIAKVAETIRSDSRWNRQTYPFETSDDGTIIKLNVDDWFKFALSHFEQEDWLINPDYVRIIAWRNKTVDKYNEAIREALYGQDVEQLVIGDRLIAKKPVFRKLPGGKQRQKTIILNNSEECKIIETPQLNHNNKYKWEFYQVKVRTDEGGTIELRILTEESEVKRQEELKKLAKIAIEDENYSEKKKRWAIYFELDELFDNMAYAYALTCHKAQGSSIDNVFLLVSDMHHCQDKQKMLYTGLTRAKKSCYVA, encoded by the coding sequence ATGAAATCCTTAGTAGTCCCTGACGAATTGGGGGAAATGATTGAAGCAGTAATCGAGTTTTATCAAGATGCTGTTACCTCAATAGAGCCTTCTATCGTTTACCAAGAATTAAGACAAAATCTGCTTAATTGGGTGACAAGAACAGTCGAAAAAATAGAAAGGAATAAGCTACAACAAACTGAACTGACTTTAGACCAATATAGAGCCTATCAAGACATCATTAACTTCATCGAAAGCAACAAGGAACGATACTTTAGATTAAGTGGTTATGCCGGAACAGGAAAAACTCATTTAATGGTCAAAGTTATTCAATGGTTAAAAGAAACAGAGTTTAAGTATATCGTGGCTGCTCCCACTAATAAAGCGGCTAAAAACTTAACTCAAATAGCTCGGAATCAAGGACTACAAATAGAAGCCACTACTGTGGCTAAACTGTTAAGACTGCAACCAGTTATTGATCTAAATACAGGAGAACAACAGTTTGAGTTTATTGAAGGAAAAGAACTAGAATTAAAAGACTATGATGTGATCATCATTGATGAATATTCCATGTTGAATAAAGAAAACTTCCGAGATTTACAACAAGCAATTCAAGGAGAAAAAACACAGCTTATTTTTGTAGGAGACTCAGCACAATTACCACCCGTAAAAGAAAAAGAACCCATTGTTGCTCATCACCCTGATATTAACAGAAATGCCCATTTAACGAGCGTCGTCAGATATGATGGAGAAATAGCAAAAGTCGCAGAAACTATCAGAAGTGACTCACGTTGGAATCGACAAACCTATCCCTTTGAAACTTCTGATGATGGGACAATTATCAAACTGAATGTTGATGATTGGTTTAAGTTTGCCTTAAGTCATTTTGAGCAAGAAGATTGGTTAATTAACCCCGATTATGTGAGAATTATTGCCTGGAGAAATAAGACGGTTGATAAGTACAATGAAGCGATTAGAGAGGCTTTGTATGGTCAAGATGTAGAACAGTTAGTAATCGGGGATAGGTTAATTGCCAAAAAGCCTGTCTTCAGGAAATTACCGGGGGGAAAACAAAGACAAAAAACTATCATCTTGAATAATTCAGAAGAATGTAAAATTATAGAAACTCCCCAATTAAATCATAATAATAAGTATAAATGGGAGTTCTATCAAGTCAAAGTAAGGACGGATGAAGGAGGAACTATTGAGTTAAGAATCCTGACAGAAGAATCGGAAGTTAAACGACAAGAAGAACTGAAAAAGTTAGCAAAAATAGCGATAGAAGACGAAAACTATAGTGAGAAAAAGAAGCGATGGGCTATTTACTTTGAGTTAGATGAATTGTTTGATAACATGGCTTATGCTTACGCTTTAACTTGTCATAAAGCCCAAGGTAGCTCCATTGATAATGTGTTTTTATTGGTGTCTGATATGCACCATTGTCAAGATAAGCAGAAAATGCTTTATACTGGTTTAACCAGGGCGAAAAAATCTTGTTATGTAGCTTGA
- a CDS encoding GIY-YIG nuclease family protein has translation MTIDLPNLPGTYCLVFHCSTSSLVTIGKLGTYQIKPGYYCYIGSAFGQGGLNSRVQRHLQINKRHHWHLDYLRPYLTPVEIWYSTDTIKREHQWAALLLEDEHSSIPIKKFGSSDCDCPAHLFYYEERPVFDKFDDKLNEFVPNHDVIKKKIN, from the coding sequence ATGACCATTGATTTACCAAATCTACCAGGAACTTATTGTTTAGTTTTCCACTGTTCAACTTCATCACTTGTTACCATAGGAAAACTAGGAACTTATCAAATAAAACCTGGTTATTATTGTTATATTGGTAGTGCCTTTGGTCAGGGTGGGCTAAACTCCAGGGTTCAAAGACATTTACAGATTAATAAACGTCATCACTGGCATCTTGATTATCTTAGACCTTATTTAACTCCTGTTGAAATTTGGTACTCAACTGATACAATTAAGCGAGAACATCAATGGGCTGCGTTATTACTAGAAGATGAACATTCAAGTATTCCTATTAAAAAGTTTGGCTCATCAGATTGTGATTGCCCTGCTCATTTATTTTATTATGAAGAAAGACCCGTATTTGATAAGTTTGATGACAAACTTAATGAATTTGTCCCGAATCATGATGTAATAAAAAAAAAGATTAATTAA
- a CDS encoding CAP family protein, giving the protein MKQIFTSIVLFTSLLTFNQPVISQTNFQQEILNAHNKYRQQVNVSPLTWSNNLASDAQKWANYLASLGGKKLQHDSNTNGQGENLWLGTSNRFTYTQMVDGWGQEKQYLTSRQFNLETVSSTGNWSDVGHYTQMVWKNTKQVGCATAKAGGNDILVCRYSPQGNIIGQGIY; this is encoded by the coding sequence ATGAAACAGATTTTTACATCAATTGTACTATTCACTTCATTGTTAACTTTCAATCAACCTGTTATTAGTCAAACCAACTTTCAGCAAGAAATTTTAAATGCTCATAATAAATATCGTCAACAGGTTAATGTATCTCCTTTAACTTGGTCTAATAATTTAGCTAGTGATGCTCAAAAATGGGCTAACTATTTAGCTTCATTAGGAGGGAAAAAATTACAACATGATTCTAACACAAACGGGCAGGGCGAAAATTTATGGTTAGGTACATCAAACCGATTTACTTATACTCAAATGGTTGACGGTTGGGGACAAGAAAAACAGTATTTAACCTCTCGCCAATTTAACCTTGAAACCGTTAGTTCTACTGGCAATTGGTCTGATGTGGGTCATTACACTCAAATGGTTTGGAAAAATACTAAACAAGTCGGTTGTGCCACAGCAAAAGCGGGCGGTAATGATATTTTAGTCTGTCGTTATAGTCCCCAAGGTAATATTATTGGTCAAGGGATTTATTAA
- a CDS encoding WG repeat-containing protein, whose amino-acid sequence MLKNVRLLLQLLLIALLLTSIYSVFSTSTTNLAAQQPINWKIAITPQFDDANSFSEGLAKVGTGKPVDNAYGFKDIDNYGYIDLTGKVVIPLQFKQAGRFSSGLAWIGIDSDGNGNVERYGYIDKTGKTVIEPQFEDAGNFSSGLAPVKIDNKWGYINKQGKVMISPQFDSASEFAQGLAVVGKETEDPDYSYQQKYGYINQKGQLVLPFKFSIAYSFSEGLAAAESQSGKNKGYINRQGKFVINRPQFDTYVLGNFSSGLAVVEVNGGACSAANYCDYGYINKTGNLVIKSPKNDADFTGAQSFSEGLGAVATSGGGRDAGGWYPATNWGYLDKNGKLVISPQFDDAGSFAEGLAPVAIQGKYGYISIGPRIVKSY is encoded by the coding sequence ATGTTAAAGAATGTTCGGCTTCTCTTACAATTATTATTAATAGCCTTATTGTTAACTAGCATTTATTCTGTGTTCTCAACTTCGACAACGAACTTAGCAGCACAGCAGCCAATAAATTGGAAAATTGCGATTACTCCGCAGTTTGATGATGCTAACTCTTTTTCGGAAGGATTAGCTAAAGTCGGAACTGGGAAACCAGTAGATAACGCTTATGGTTTCAAAGATATCGATAACTATGGTTATATTGACTTAACGGGTAAAGTCGTAATTCCCCTCCAATTCAAACAAGCGGGGAGGTTTTCATCAGGTTTGGCTTGGATTGGCATAGATTCTGATGGGAATGGAAATGTAGAGCGATATGGTTACATAGACAAAACAGGAAAAACTGTAATTGAGCCACAATTTGAGGATGCTGGTAACTTTTCATCAGGATTAGCACCAGTTAAAATTGATAATAAATGGGGCTATATTAACAAGCAAGGTAAGGTAATGATTTCCCCTCAGTTTGATTCAGCTTCGGAATTTGCTCAAGGGTTAGCAGTGGTAGGAAAAGAGACTGAAGATCCAGATTATTCTTACCAACAAAAGTACGGTTATATTAACCAAAAAGGACAGCTAGTTCTTCCTTTCAAATTCTCTATTGCCTATAGCTTTTCTGAAGGGTTGGCCGCAGCAGAATCCCAATCCGGTAAGAACAAAGGATATATTAATCGACAAGGGAAATTTGTCATTAATCGTCCCCAATTTGATACTTATGTTCTGGGAAATTTCTCATCAGGATTAGCCGTTGTAGAAGTGAATGGGGGAGCTTGTTCTGCTGCCAATTATTGCGATTATGGCTATATCAATAAAACAGGAAATTTAGTCATTAAATCGCCCAAAAATGACGCAGATTTTACTGGGGCGCAGAGTTTTTCTGAAGGGTTAGGGGCTGTAGCCACCAGTGGTGGGGGTAGAGATGCAGGGGGCTGGTATCCTGCGACTAATTGGGGTTATCTCGACAAAAACGGCAAGTTGGTTATTTCCCCCCAATTTGATGACGCGGGCAGTTTTGCTGAAGGTCTAGCACCAGTAGCAATTCAAGGGAAGTACGGTTATATTTCTATTGGGCCAAGAATTGTCAAATCTTATTAA
- a CDS encoding SDR family NAD(P)-dependent oxidoreductase, whose protein sequence is MKNLKGKVALVTGATRGIGKGIAIGLGEAGATVYITGRTLEPSDENISGTLLETQQAVIDAGGVCIPVQVDHSDDEQVRLLFERIETEQKGQLDILVNNVFSGVKEIGNAFGQPFWKHDPSLWDAINNVGLRSHYIASVYAARLMNKRQQGLICTISSWGGLSYIFGAAYGVGKAACDRLASDMAVELKPDNITSVSLWPGIVGTEEMFRFSEKWKTEDEKEPQNSTMRDYYNWETPLFTGRVIAALADQQNTMNLTGKVQIIAELAQRYNIVDENGNRPVSLRSLRFIVPSAIPALKKYPWLIPDLKIPWFVLQWTMLQSPKI, encoded by the coding sequence ATGAAAAACCTTAAGGGTAAAGTCGCTTTAGTTACGGGGGCAACCAGAGGGATTGGTAAAGGGATTGCTATTGGTTTAGGGGAAGCCGGAGCAACGGTTTATATTACAGGACGAACCCTTGAACCCTCTGATGAAAACATTTCTGGGACTCTTTTAGAAACGCAGCAAGCGGTAATTGACGCGGGTGGTGTCTGTATCCCTGTTCAAGTAGACCATAGTGATGATGAGCAGGTACGGTTGCTATTTGAACGTATTGAAACTGAGCAAAAGGGGCAACTGGATATCTTGGTGAATAATGTTTTTTCAGGGGTAAAAGAGATCGGCAACGCATTCGGTCAACCGTTTTGGAAACATGACCCTAGTTTATGGGATGCTATCAATAATGTTGGTCTTCGTAGCCATTATATAGCCAGTGTTTATGCTGCTCGTTTGATGAATAAGCGTCAACAAGGGCTGATTTGTACGATTTCATCTTGGGGAGGACTCTCTTATATTTTTGGGGCTGCTTATGGCGTGGGAAAAGCAGCTTGCGACCGCCTGGCCTCGGATATGGCAGTAGAATTAAAACCAGATAATATTACCTCAGTTTCTCTGTGGCCAGGAATTGTCGGAACCGAAGAAATGTTTAGATTTTCTGAGAAGTGGAAAACTGAAGATGAAAAAGAGCCTCAAAATTCTACGATGCGCGACTATTACAATTGGGAAACACCTTTGTTTACAGGGAGAGTCATTGCTGCTTTAGCCGACCAACAAAATACGATGAATCTAACAGGTAAAGTCCAGATTATTGCAGAACTTGCCCAACGCTATAATATCGTTGATGAAAATGGCAACCGTCCGGTTTCTTTGCGTTCTCTGCGTTTTATTGTACCTTCGGCGATCCCCGCTTTAAAAAAGTATCCTTGGCTCATTCCAGACTTAAAAATTCCTTGGTTCGTTTTGCAATGGACAATGCTTCAATCTCCTAAAATTTAA
- a CDS encoding D-glycerate dehydrogenase, with protein MSKPKVFITRQIPQAGLDLLKDKVDLEIWEKNEPPPYSILLDKVQEVEGLLCLLTDQIDQQLINQAPHLKVISQMAVGYDNIDINTATIRGIPVGHTPGVLTEATADLTWALLMAITRRITEAQEYIKQGKWTTWQPMGLLGADFVGATLGIIGLGRIGQAVARRGKGFNLKVIYHKPRRLYPKLEQELGVNYVSFEQLLKESDFISLHTPLTERTYHLIGENELKLMKQTAFLINTARGGIIDQNALCYALQQGQIAGAALDVTEPEPLPKEHQLLTLSNVIVTPHIGSASYQTRFQMAIMAAQNLLAGLQGQPLPNCVNPNIY; from the coding sequence ATGTCCAAACCAAAAGTTTTTATTACTCGTCAAATCCCCCAAGCGGGACTAGATTTATTAAAAGACAAAGTTGACTTAGAAATCTGGGAGAAAAATGAACCTCCTCCCTATTCTATTTTGTTAGACAAGGTTCAAGAAGTCGAGGGGTTATTATGTTTACTCACTGACCAAATTGACCAACAATTAATTAACCAAGCTCCCCATCTCAAAGTCATTAGTCAAATGGCTGTTGGTTACGATAACATTGATATTAATACAGCAACAATTAGAGGGATTCCGGTTGGTCATACCCCAGGTGTTTTAACAGAAGCGACTGCTGATTTAACTTGGGCTTTATTAATGGCAATTACCCGTCGTATTACTGAGGCACAAGAGTATATAAAACAAGGAAAATGGACGACTTGGCAACCGATGGGATTATTAGGGGCTGATTTTGTTGGGGCAACATTAGGAATAATCGGATTAGGAAGAATTGGACAAGCGGTTGCTCGTCGGGGGAAAGGGTTTAATTTGAAGGTGATTTACCATAAACCTCGTCGTCTTTACCCTAAATTAGAACAAGAATTAGGGGTGAATTATGTATCTTTTGAACAGTTATTAAAAGAGTCAGATTTTATTAGTTTACATACTCCATTAACCGAACGAACTTATCATTTAATTGGAGAAAATGAATTAAAGTTAATGAAACAAACAGCTTTTTTAATTAATACTGCTAGAGGGGGAATTATTGACCAAAATGCTTTGTGTTATGCCTTACAACAAGGACAAATAGCAGGAGCGGCTCTTGATGTAACTGAACCGGAACCTTTACCCAAAGAGCATCAATTATTAACATTGAGTAATGTGATTGTAACACCTCATATTGGTAGTGCGAGTTATCAAACTCGTTTTCAAATGGCGATTATGGCTGCTCAAAATCTGTTAGCTGGTTTACAAGGTCAACCGTTACCTAATTGTGTTAATCCTAATATTTATTGA